A stretch of DNA from Staphylococcus sp. KG4-3:
TACGGAGTTTGGTCAGATAGATGTTTTTGTTAATAACGCTGGAGTAGATGCTGTTTCTCCATTTTTAGAAATAGATGAAGAACAGCTTAATAAACTATTCAATGTAAATGTTTATGGTACAGTGTTTGGTACGCAGGCCGCAGCAGAGCAATTTAAAAAACAAAATACAGGTGGTAAAATTATAAATGCATGTAGTATTGCTGGGCATGAATCTTATGAAATGTTAGGAACATATTCAGCTACTAAACATGCGGTGCGTTCTTTTACACAGACTGCGGCTAAAGAATTAGCTCAAGATGGTATTACAGTTAATGCATATTGTCCTGGCGTTGCTAAAACTAAGATGTGGGATCGTATCGATGAAGAAATGGTTAAATATAACGATGATATGGAACCTGGAGATGCGTTCGAAGAATTTTCTTCTGCAATAAAATTAGGAAGATATCAAGAACCAAGAGATGTTGCTAATTTAGTATCTTTCTTAGCTTCAGAAGGTTCTGGTTATATTACAGGTCAGTCTATTCTTACAGATGGTGGTTTAGTATATAGATAACACGAACTATGTTTGACACCTCTTTACGAGGTGTCTTTTTTGTGATATAAATATTTTAAGCAATATACTATTGCTAACCAACGCAAGTATACCTTACTAAAAGAAGCAGACACATTGTCCCGTGTCTGCTCTTTTTTTATTTCTTGTAAATTAAAGAATATTCTGATAATATAATATTTATCCTTTCTTGTATATATAAATTTTTAGAATAGTATTCTCAGATGTCACTCCGGTGGCATCTTTTTTTATCTATTGCAATTTCAATTGAGAATTGATATCATTTAATCACTATCTAAATAGATTGCAGTTTAGATAGTTTTCATTGAATTGATACTCTGGGCTTTCAGTTAATGTTTGGGCTTTTGCTCTGACCACTCCTATATAATGATTTATAAGCGCCCATCAAAATTGATGGGTGTTTTATTTTTGAAATATAGAATATTCTGATATTTTAAAAATAGCCTGTTATTAATACCTTTCAGCGAAAACAAAATTTCATGATGATAGGGTGCTACTTCGGTGGCACCTTTTTTTATTATATGATAAGTTAGTTATTGCACATGTATGCTGTGCACCAACTCTAAACGTTTAACCTCTTAAACGTATGACTGAACAGCCACTCTTCGGAGTGGTTTTTATTTACATATTTAATGTAATATTGTATGATACTAAATACGTAATTATACTAATAATTACTTTAGCTCAGGGCAGGCGCTTATGTGTCTGTCTTTCTATTTATATGATATAATTGCATTGTTTCTTGAAAATATAGAAACTTCCTTTAAGGAGGCAGTCGTTAATTCGGCTGTCTTTTTTGTTTATTAACATTTTAAGTGGGTATTTATATAATAGAATCTCCAAAGTAAAATCATATTTTCTAAGTTTCAACTCTGCTAATAGTTGATGCCATCCAGCTTCCTACTGGGTGGTTTTTTTATGTTTCCTTCCTAATATATTATAGTTAGTATTTTAAATTTCACTTCTGCGTAATCTTTTTATTTAATATTGATTAGATGTAATTTAAAATAATTTAGGCAATCAAATAATTTGATTAATATATAGATAGTGATAAAGTGATTTTTGTAGTTAAATTCCAAATATTTAACTCACACCCTTTTATTTAATTCAGACAGTCACTTATGTGTCTGTCTTTTTTCTAGTAAATAAAATTTTGCAATATCAAAAAAAATAAAAAAGATATTGTTTTTAATAATTCTAAATATTATAATTACAAATAGTTCTAATGTGTAAAATATATAAAATTAATTAGAAAGCGGTGAGGAATATGATTTTCTCAATTATAATCACTTATAAAAATAAATGGCATAATCATAAATATCTAGAAAGTTGTTTGGATAGTGTGATTAATCAAACATATGATGATTATGAAATTATATTCGTACATAATGATTCAAAAGTAATAAACGAACTATGTGAAGATAGTAAAATGAATATTAAATGTATTGAAATGAGTGAAAGTGAGAGTATATCTGATTATAAAAACAAAGGGATTGAGAGTGCTTCTGGAGAATATTTAGTTTTTCTAGACGCAGATGATTACTTAAATCCAAATGCTTTAATTTATGCTCAACAAATGATCGATGATAAAAAAGAAGAAACAGATGTTTTCAAATTTGGAATAAGTAAAACTAATTTAGATAAAACATCAACATTAAATACAAATAAAAACCTTCTCTTTGATAGCGAATCATTTAATAAGTTAGAAGAATTATTAAATGAAGCGAATATAGAGGTTAATAATAAGCAGGTTAAAGAAATAATAAACGGTATGTTTAAAAAACAAATTCTGAGCCATAAACACACCATGATTAAACCTAACAATTATTTTAAAAAACTAAATTATCAATTTAGATTACATAGTTTTATCATTCGAAAATCTTTCTTAATAGATAATAAAATCTCTTTTAAAACTAAAAATGAATTATACAACGACATTCCTTTTTTAATAGAACTTTATAATAAAACGCCTTATATTGCTCAATCTACTACAAAATTATATTACAAATATATACATAATGACCCGATAAACAGTCCTTCCTTAACTCAAGAAGAAAGAGAAGATAGACTTTTACAAAGGGTAAAAGCATTAAAAGAAGGTATAGATAAATGTGTTGATTTAAATTTAGCAAAACAAATAAAAATTGAAGCAATTCGATACTATTTATACAAAATTATTAAAAGTGATATGTTTAATGAATCGCAAATAGGAATTTATGGAATATA
This window harbors:
- a CDS encoding acetoin reductase, with product MNKTAVITGSAGGLGKGIAERLANDGFNLIIQDLNEELLLETEKEFKNNGFNVAAFKSDVSVKKEQKELVQFAVTEFGQIDVFVNNAGVDAVSPFLEIDEEQLNKLFNVNVYGTVFGTQAAAEQFKKQNTGGKIINACSIAGHESYEMLGTYSATKHAVRSFTQTAAKELAQDGITVNAYCPGVAKTKMWDRIDEEMVKYNDDMEPGDAFEEFSSAIKLGRYQEPRDVANLVSFLASEGSGYITGQSILTDGGLVYR